From the genome of Trichosurus vulpecula isolate mTriVul1 chromosome 6, mTriVul1.pri, whole genome shotgun sequence:
gcagcagcagtagcagcagcaggaagctcctgaggctgcctccagagtgccagCATCAGTGGCTTCCTGAGTCCTGGCTCACACCATGGGAGAAATCTAGCAGCACATCAGAGCAGGAAcacaaggagtgctttgtgggcagaaaggcagattctcttactgtgccctgtttggatctgaaTTGAGGTCCTGGTtgccagttcttgggggaggaggagcgctgctgtgacagagcctggggtgatggtggagtagaagtagctctgaaaacatcagtgctTGGacactaaagcttgggacaaagtactctctactctacaagcagtcatatcctgacaaaaagctcaagggtcaaatagttggctgggaacatgaacaggcagcgaaaacgaactcagactcaaactcagaatgaaactcaaattctagattctttttttggtgacaaagaatatcaaatcatagaaccagaagaagtcaacaaagtcaaagagcctacattcaaagcctccaagaaagatatgaattgggctcaggccatggaagggctcaaaaagcatttggaaaagcaagtaagagaagtagaggaaaaattgggaagagtaaggagagtgatgcaagaaaaccatgaaaaacaagtcaatgatttgtgaaaggagatcccaaaaaatactgaagaaaataacaccttaaaaaatagactaactcaaatggccaaagagctcaaaaagccaatgaggagaagaattccttgaaaggcagaattacccaaatggaaaaggaggtccaaaagaccactgaagaaaatactaccttaaaaattagactggagcaagtagaagctagtgacttgatgagaaaccaaggtattataaagcagaaccaaagaaatgaaaaaatggaagacaatgtgaaatatctcattggaaaaacactgacctggaaaatagatccaggaaagataatttaaaaattattggactactggaaagccatgatcaaaaaaaagagcctagacatcatctttcaagaaattatcaaggaggattgccctgatattctagaaccagagagtaaaatagaagttcaaagaatccactgatcacctattgaaaaagatcccaaaaagaaaactcctaggaatattgtcaccaaattccagagctcccagatcaaggagaaaatactgcaagcagccagaaagaaacaatctgcgtattgtggaaacacaatcagaataatacaagatctagcagcttctacattaagggatcaaagggcttggaatacgatattctggaggtcaaaggagctaggattaaaactatgaatgacctacccagcaaaactgagtataatgctccaaggcaaaatatggactttcaataaaataggggactttcaagctttctcagtgaaaagaacagagaaaatttgactttcaaatgcaagaatcaagagaagcatgaaaagataaacaagaaagggaaatcacaagagacttactaaacttgaactgttttgtttacattcctgcatggaaagatcatgtatgtaattcaggagacctttctcagtattaggggagttgaagggaatatagacaaagggcacagggtgaggtgaatatgaagggatgatatcttaaaaaatgaaataaatttaagggctGAGAGGGGAAtataaggagagaaggagaaagggagaggtagaatggggtaaattatctcacataaaaggggcaagaaaaagcagttctgttggaagggaagaggggcaagtgagggggaatgagtgctCTCATCTGattcaacctgaggagggaataacatacatactcaattgggtatcttactccacaggaaagtaaggggaaggggattaaaaaaggggaggatgatagaagggagggcagatagggggaggaggtaatcaaaagcaaacacatttgaaaagggacagggtcaagggagaaaactgaataaagggggacagaataggatggaaggaaatatagttagcctttcacaacatgagcactgtggaagtgttttgcctaatgatacatatgtgatctatgttgaattgctttccttcccagggagggtgggtgggaagggaagaggggagaacatttggagctcaaagttttaaaagcagatgcttaaaaaaatttaaaaaataattttttgcatgcagctgggaaacaagatatatagggaatggggcatagaaatttatcctaccctacaagaaagtaaggggaaagaggatgggggagaatggggtgaaggaggggagggctgactggggaacaaggcaatcagaatataagctgtcttggaatgggaagagagtagaaatggggagaaagtttgtaactcaaaatcttgtggaaatcaatgttgaaacctaaaatattaaataaaaaatatacagaaataaattttgtGGAATAATCACTAGATTGTTTACTGAGTCAACAGTATTAAATAAGTCATAAATATTCTCTGGTCTTTTGtgacactgttttttttttccttatagctATCTAACtattatgatatatatatgtatatgtatatacgtatatacatatatatatacacacacacacatacacacaaaagtgtatgtatgtgatatgtgtgtataaatgtgtatacatacacatatatgtgtgtgtatgtaaatatgtgtaacTATATAAGTAATTAGTATATAATTGGaatatatactaatataatactatatattaatatattatatataattatttatctaCACACGCACATATAGATGTACACTCTTATCTAACTATATCTGACATTGATCATCATTAATAGTAAACTCTAAATGTGGTGTTATCCTCAAGCTTCTCTCCTTgactctcccttcttttccctctctacatTCTCATTTGATGACATCATGAGCTACTctagattcaattattatctcaatgAAAATTACTCCTACATCTATATATTCATCCCTAGTCTTCTGAGCTCCAATGacaaatctccaactgcctttcaccTATTTAAAAGTAGATATCctaggagagcaatttggaactacatccaaagggctataaaactgtgtatatcttaaaaagaagcaaagaaaaggacaGCTTTCaatacaatgtgtagtatttatcatacagtgttttggtaattaaggtgagactttttttttactgttttcccttttggagcactgaaatAATCCAGTGCCTTTGATGAatctagcctttgtttctttgattgaatcaagagcctttgacctgcttaagaaataaaaaaaggctAGTTCACATAGGGTTGATTTGCATGGTTGTGAagcctgaagaagcatcacatggttttgagttccatggttgtgatgccctttgaccctgaacagggtatataaattcaaaggttagcattttgtttagggctctctCTCACCAGAAGAGtattgtgtgatttggccagaagagactctgggtaataGCTGTTAGAGCCcccctggttttgaaaacccagatgttggtgcctctgtctctggtaattatgtaatTCTTTGAtgagacagctagaggcctgtctgttgataactgtgtatgtttgctctgtttatattgtctctgtttgtaatttctgtttgtatttgctctgaagttcagggtgctggcttttccccctgaactaagtgaaggatatatgtatgtttaattaaagtgagattattaaccccttaaagttgctttccttagaaaagcagatcaaagaacctgtgctagcagccctcctgtgtgctgctgttattggtCTTATGCTGCCACAGCACCTGCTAGCCACTTTGCTGTtacatacaggctttcttgaaatgaaaattcataattacatattttgaatcctctcatgttctgctaggCACATGAtgtgtttttttattttcctacttTGTACTTAAGTACAATATTTAAggttatgatatatatatatagatagatagatagatatagatatagatatagatatatatttttttcttttctctatcctgtatttgtgttctggtgtttgagtctaaaataaaattttaaaaaattcttgaaaagttaaaagtaaaaaaataagctgtacaaatcagaaaaaagaacctgactatagaaagttactaagGTAACAGGGAAACACAAAGTCagaaaacaacaaagcaaaaaaatgCTACACCCAaaccttcaaagaaaaatgtaaattcattTCAGACCCAAAACAAATTGCtacactaattaaaaaaaaaacttaaataatagagatagataaaaaagggaaaaaatgaaagtgatgcaaaaaaaatcatgcaaaaagagtcaacagcttggtaaaggaggcacaaaaatcactgaagaaaataataccttaacaaagagaataagccaaatggtaaaagaggcaaaagatccACTAAACAGtagaacactttaaaaataaaaattggccaaaatggaaaaggatatacaaaaattaactgaagagaacttcttaaaaaacagaattggccagatagaaaaaaaagatatataaaaattcactgaagaaaataattcctataaAGTAGTACTGTACAGatggaaaaagaagtcaaaaaaaaaaacctcagtaaAGAAAACAAGCCCTTAAATACTAgaactgggcaaggggaagctggTGACTCTgtgaaacaacaagaaataatacaagaacatttttaaaaatagaaaaaagaagaaaatgtgaaaaatctcattggaaaaacaactgccctgaaaatagatccagaagagatcatttaaaaattattgcactacctaaatgccatgattttaaaaaaagcctagaggtcatcttccaagaaattatcaaggaaaactgcccttatatccTATAACAagagagtaaaatggaaataattcacTGATAGCCTCCTGAATGACATCCTAAAAGGAAAACTTCCAGTAATATTGTAGTAAAATTCCAGAGCATCCAGGTCAacaagaaaatattgcaaacagccagaaaaaacTGCAAATATCATGTAATCACAgtataacataagatttagcagcttctacattaaaggataggaggactcaaaatattatattctggagggcaaagaagctcatattacattcaataattgcctacccagcaaaattgagtataatccttccagggaaaaaaaaaggatagtcaATGAAATAGgtgacttttaagcattcctgttcaaaagaccagagctgaattttttttaaaaatcaaataaaagattcaagagatgcataaaaagttaaacaggaaagagaaaacataagggattcaataagattaaactatttAAATCCTACACgggatacttgtaactcctaagaacttttttattattagggtagttgggaGTTGCATAAGTGTGATGGCAGGCATGTAAACTGAATATAAtgggatcatatctaaaaaaataagattaatggGTAACAAAGAGGGATGCACTGAAAGAAGTGagaggggagagatagaaagaaattatCTTACATATAAGAGGCATGAAAGAGTTTTTGCAGTAGAGAGAAGGTGGAAGAGATGGGCAGAactcttgaaccttactctcttcagaattggctcaaaatgGGACTAACATACCCACtcgaggaggagaaggggataaaagaaggggcaAGGGCTAATAAAAAGGGAAGGCAAATTGAGGGAGACatcagtcagaagcaaaatactttggAGTGTGGACaaggtgaaaaaaaagagaatagaataaacaggaagaaaataggatggagggaaatacacaggtaatTATACCTtcgaaaaaattttacagcaagtttctctggtaaagacctcatttctcaaatatgtagagaaatgactcaaatttataagaatacaagtcattccccaatctatAAATGGTTAAAGATCATCaaaacagccagttttcagaagTAATCAGTGTTTCAGAAGTATTTCAGAAAGTAAATTCAGAGGTAATCAATGCTGACTATAGTTgtaataaaaatgttctaaatcactactacttagagaagtgtaaattaaaacaactctcagtgCCACCTCTACCCAtgagactggctaacatgacagaaaagcaaaatgatattGCTGGAGAGGGAATGGAAAAACtgaacactaatgtactgttggtgtaTCTGTGAATTGTCCAACTATTCAggagaatgatttggaactataaccaaagggctataaaactgtcaataacctttgacccagcaataccactactaggtctgtatccaaaagagatttaaaaaagggaaaaaagacctacaaatacaaaaatagttatggcagctcttttttgtggtggtaaagaaatgaaaattgaggtggccatcaattaaggaatggctgaacaagttgtggtatatgattgtgatggaatactattatgctctaagaaattacaaacacaatgctttcaggaaaaccttcaaagacttacacgaactgatgcaaagtgaagtgagcagaaccgggagaatattgtacatagtaacaggaATAATGTATTATTatcaaccatgaatgacttagctattttcagcaatacaatgatccaatacaattctgaaggacttaggatgaaaaatgttatccacttctagagaaagaactgatgaagtctgaatgcagattgaagcatatttttaattctctctgtctctcctgtgttttctttcacaacatgactaatatggaaattaaacaataaattaaaccTTTTCTAATCAAGATAATCCAaggtactcatgatgaaaagtactATCCAcctcagaaagaaaaattatgtaTTCTGAGTATAGAATGAAGCttacttttaaaaactattttgtgtgtatgtgtttgtgttttattttccaGCATGGATactttgaaaaatttttttttgcatgacttcgatagacacagaaaaagttttcaataaaatataacatccattcatattaaaaacactaaaaatcataggaatcaatggaacctttcttaaaatgatacatagcatctatctaaaaccaagagcaagcagtatatgtaatggggataaacttgaagtcttcccaataagatcagggatgaagcaagaatgcccactatcaccactattattcagtgtTTTGTTAGAATTCTAACTAtggaaataattgaaaaaaaagaaactggaaaaataaaaataggcaatgaggaaacaaaattataactccttgcagatgatacttagagaactctaaagaatcaactaaaaaaaactaaaaatactgaaacaattaacaattttagcaaagctgCATGAtctaaaataaactcacataaatcatttaCATTTCCCTGTATCACCAACAAAAttcagaaggaagagatagaaagagaaattccatttaaaataacttcaaacATTATGAAATATTTCAGTCTACCTGTTAAGATacacccagggactatatgaacacaattacaattcacaatttgagaaatattatttgctcatggataggctgacccaatataacaaaaatgacaattccacctaagTTAACTTggttattcagtgacataccaaactatcaaagaattattttatagtgctaggaaaaaaatagtaacaaaattcttATGAgataacaaaaagacaaaaaatgtcaagggaatcaaagaaaaaaaattgaaggaaggtGGCTTGGCAGTACCTGATTTCAATTTACATTACAAAGCAGttatcatgaaaacaatctggtactgttTAGAAATAGAATGGTGAATTGGGAATAGATTAGGTAGATGATACATAGTAGCAAATAACCACAGTAATCTGTTGACAaacagcatttaagtgacttgtccagggtcacatagctagtaagcctctgaagtcacatttgaacgaagtttttcctgactccaggccttatATTCTATCAaatgggccacctagctgcctcccaaaaGGAGGAACAAGCTTCTGGATATGCTAGCTTTTCCAATAAAGGTTCCAAATACCATTCAGACttaaattacatgttaaaaatttaaataaggcCAGAAGCGCAGGGAAGGGGAGTCGCTGCGGTTTCCTGCTTCAACAGTGCTTGAACGGAACCCGCTGCTCGATTCCCGGCCGGAGCCGCCCTTAGCCACCTCTCCACCTTCACCTCCACTAACCAACACTTCTTCCGTCCTACCGTTCGAGCAGCAGCCGCTCGTTCAGCCGCCCCCCGGCCGTCGCCGCCGCCCCAGCCTCAGCCGCAGCCGCTGCGCAGCCGCCTCCTCCCGCCTCCTCGTCAGCCTCCATCGCCGCCGCCGCCATGACCACCTCGTCCCCTTCTCAGGTGCGACAGAACTACCACCAGGACTCGGAGGCCGCCATCAACCGCCAGATCAACCTGGAGCTGTACGCCTCCTACGTGTACCTGTCCAAGTCCTACTACTTTGACCGCGATGACGTGGCGCTGAAGAACTTTGCAAAGTATTTCCTACACCAGTCCCACGAGGAGCGGGAGCACGCTGAGAAGCTGATGAAACTGCAGAACCAGCGCGGGGGCCGCATCTTCCTGCAGGACATCAAGAAACCAGACCGAGATGACTGGGAGAGCGGGCTGAACGCAATGGAGTGTGCTCTGCacttggaaaaaaatgtcaatcaGTCGTTACTGGAATTGCACAAGCTGGCAACTGACAAGAATGACCCCCATTTATGTGATTTCATCGAAACCCACTACCTGGACGAACAGGTAAAGGCCATCAAACAACTGGGTGATCACGTAACCAACCTGCGCAAGATGGGGGCCCCCGATTCTGGCATGGCGGAATATCTTTTTGACAAGCACACCCTTGGAGACAGTGACAACGAGAGCTAAGCCGCACCTGGCTTCCCCCACACCTGGGAACTGTGGGCGTGACTCCTGCTGTCTTTCAGTGCAAGCATATTTTGGTTATCTGACCTTTTCATAATCTGTACCAAAAAACTACCACCATTTACATCCCAATAAAGTGACTTGgtactgatgaaaaaaaaaaatttaaataaacaaattctATATATTTAACCACACAGCTGTATAACTATTGCAACAGAAACACTTGAAAATAGAGTCTATACaactcagaaagggaaaaaatgttaaagaaccATTTCTCTAAGCACACTTGAttcagtattccattacactcaaaTTACAGTGTGAAGGGTTACTTGTAAGTATTAGATTATGTGTTAATTAAATCCACTGTGTACAACACTAAGAATGCATTCTTAGTGTTAAAGCTACTTAATGGTCCAACGCATTAGTGGCAAAGACACATTTTGAGGAAATGTATCCTATTAATCACAATAATGACCAATGGAAAAGCAATCGTATGGCCTTTTGAATTTTCTAATATAACCTGTGATAGTGTGAAGGTACTCATCTTTAATTGGcataatttatgtatttttgtgATATAATTTTGTCATTAACAGAGAAACATTGTGTTATGAGTTATGAATTCAGAATTAGGTCTGTGTTCTAATTCCAACTCTCTGATATTTgtctctgttgttgtttgtcctatctcaaagaggaccaagacatcaggaAGGGGACGACATGACTTGCCAGttactggatttaagtgagggagggttgtgcaaagctGCCACCCTTGCTTACAAaactctggagccatctgagacCATCTGGGCAAGACATAGATAAGGACAAATGGAGATGCCCCCCCCAACACAGTggaagactttggcctttttaaactaagatctttcccaggacTCAgcttgactgaggcaatgcccattcagtgattaaggctaggtaagaaatgaggcaaaaaatggcctcttctacttagttaaaaaaatcatttgggaGGCAAGACagtcagggtttctggccaaatcAAAAACAGTTGCTCTTTTCATTCAGGGACCAAACAATTACCAggtggggcttgggctgggacctattgctggccaatcaatgagagccaaagTGATATGAGTTTAAAGCATGGTAcctaagaaagaaatctagcttgtAAACTCCAAGATATTTAATGAGGTCTCAATGATCAAAATTGACATTCCTTTGGACaaagcacccacaggtaagggtattaAACGCCATGTGGatcaaggagaggagaagagaggaggacatGCCTTGCCCAACTGGAAATGTCCAGCTGTGTTCCCAGTGGGGCAGCTCATACTACTCACAGGCTGTTGtctgtccttagttctcaaagaggaccaggacatcaggaaggtgatgccataacttgaaatcgaattggatttaagtgagggaaagctgtgcaaagtcactatcacttttcttctccaaagacatctgggtgcagtggcaagatatagatcaggacaactgcagATGGCCATGTTAACAGTCGGAGAGGttggctaaggtctttcccaagccttagtttgactgagacaatgcccaatcagtgattaaggctaggtaagaaatgagacaaaggaTGGTTGGCCTCTTTTATGTAgtcaaaaaaaattcaatctaGGAAGGGAAGACTTACTAAGCTACTGAATACAGaaaaagtcattaaacctctctgggcctctggtCAACCTTCTATGATTATCCACTAAATTAGAACAAATGCATtgcactaaatatatatatatatatatat
Proteins encoded in this window:
- the LOC118855286 gene encoding ferritin heavy chain-like, whose product is MTTSSPSQVRQNYHQDSEAAINRQINLELYASYVYLSKSYYFDRDDVALKNFAKYFLHQSHEEREHAEKLMKLQNQRGGRIFLQDIKKPDRDDWESGLNAMECALHLEKNVNQSLLELHKLATDKNDPHLCDFIETHYLDEQVKAIKQLGDHVTNLRKMGAPDSGMAEYLFDKHTLGDSDNES